The window TTCAGAAACCGCGAGCAAATCCCTTCCGCCAAACCAGATCGCCCCGTTTTTATATTCAGTGCTTGATTCAGGGAGCAGTCGCATGATCGCTTTCGTCGTGACGGATTTACCGGAACCCGATTCCCCGACGATGGCGAGCGTCTCCCCTTTGAACACTTCAAAATTGACGCCTCGGATCGCTTTCACTTCACCTGCAAACGTATGGAAGGAAAGCTCCAGATCCCGTACTTCCACAATCTTTTCCATTCCGCTTTCCTCCTTTTAATCTTTCATCTTCGGATCAAGTGCATCACGCAATCCATCGCCGATCAAGTTGAATGCGATCATCAAGATACTCAATACGACGGCCGGAAAGAACAACATATGCGGCTGGTATTCCAGAAACCTATAACCGTCATTGATCAATGTTCCAAGCGAAGCTTTTGGTGCCTGCAACCCGAGACCGATGAAGCTGAGGAACGCTTCGAAGAAGATCGCCGTCGGAATCGTGAACATCATATTGATGATGACGATCGCCATAATATTCGGCAACAAATGTTTTTTGATGATCCGCCCGTCACTGGCACCGAGTGTTTTCGCCGCCAGGACGAATTCCTGGTTTTTGAATTTCAGCACTTGTCCTCGAACGATCCGCGACATCCCGATCCAGCCCGTAATGGATATGGCGATAATGATGGACCAAATGCCCGGCTTCATGACCATGATCATCAAAATGACGATGACGAGCGTCGGAATCCCAATTAGGATTTCCGCAATCCGCTGCATAATATCATCAACGCGGCCGCCATAATAGCCGGAAATCCCGCCGTAGATGACACCGATCAGCATATCGATGACGGCCGCCACAAAAGCGATGTACAGGGAGATTTGCGTTCCTTTCCACAGACGGCTGAACAAATCGCGTCCCAAGCTGTCCGTCCCGAACCAATAATACTCTTCGACTTTTTTCATTTCATAAAGATTGACGACTTTGGATCCGAGCTTTCCTTCCCCATCCGCAATGCCAAGATTTTCAAGACCCGGGATCTTCGGCGGCAGATTGGCGTGAGTGACCCGGACGTTTTCGGGGTCATGCGGCACCATGGACGGACCGACGAATGCCATGAAGATGAGAAATAACAGGATGAACACACTGAAAATAGCGGCTTTATTTTTCCGGATACGCAGCCAGGCGTCTTGCCAGAAGCTCAAACTCGGCTTGGAAATCTTCTCAGCCTGATGGCTATCCACGATGATTCGTTCAAATGATTCCTTCGGTAATTCTTCTATGGGTTGGGTCATGATTTGGCACCTCCAGACAAACGGATCCGCGGATCAATGACGCCGTATAAAATATCGACGATTAGAATAATGACGATCAAGAATACAGAGAAGAACATCGTAGTTCCCATAATGACGGAATAATCATTTGAGTTGATCGATTTGACGAATTGTTCACCGATTCCAGGGATAGCAAAGATCTGTTCCACGACAAGGGAGCCTGTCAACAGACTGGCCGCCACTGGCCCCAATACGGTAATGAGGGGAATCAAGGCATTCCGGAAAGCATGCTTGAATGCTATTTCAAACCAGTTGGCGCCTTTCGCTTTAGCGAGCAAGATATAATCCGAATTCAATACTTCAATCATTTCCGTTCGAATGAAACGGGCTGCCATCGCAATCGGCCCCATCGCAAGCGCAATTGATGGAAGCACGCTCGATTTCCAGCCTTTCCAAAGACCGACGTCAAACCATTGCCAATGCACGGCAAATACATATTGCAATAAGGCTGCGAATACGAAAGAAGGGATGGAGACTCCTAAAATCGCAATGACCGTACTGCCGTAGTCCCATATCGTATCTTGCTTCAATGCCGCAATCATTCCGAGGACAATGCCGACCAATGTGCCGAACAACAGTGCTTGACCACCAAGTATCATTGAATACTTCAACTTTTTCACAATCAACGTCATGACGTCGGCGTTCTTATATTGGAAAGACACACCAAAATCCCCTTTTGCCAAATTGCCCATATACCGGACGTACTGGACAGGCAACGGATCATTCAACCCATATTTTTCATAAACGACTTCCCGCTGCTCTTGTGATAATTTTGCTGCGGAGGCGAGCGGGGAACCGGGCAGCAGTTTCATCAAGATGAAAGTAAACGTCGCTATGAGGAATAGGGAGATGAACATGTAAACGACTCGCTTCGTTATATATTTCGCCATCTTTTGCACCTCCTGCAAATTATCTCCTGTCTGATCGTCGTTTATTATGAAAACTGGCATAAATTCCTTTTTATTAAAAAAGAGAGTACATGGTTGTGCTCACCATATACTCTCTTTAGTATGAGATTTTACAGGCTATATCATCCCATTACTCTTTTCCGGAAATGTACGTCCATTTAAAGGAGTAGTCCCCACCGAATGGGTGTGTGACAAGCCCTTTGACATACGGTTTCATGAGAGCTGCACGCCCGCGTTGGTACTGTGGTGCAATAGCAGCATCATCTTCCAAAAGAATCTTTTCAGCTTTTGCAAAAGCTTCGTAGCGGGCAACCGGATCATCCGCAAGTTCAACTTTTGTCGCTTCGACCAATTGATCCAATTCCGGATTCGAGTAGCCCGTCAAGTTTTGCGGACTGTCGGTAGTGAACAGTTCCATAAAGGAAATCGGATCCGAGAAATCCGCTCCCCAACCTGCGTTTTGAATATCGAAGTCACTGCTGTTATCCAATTTCAGGCGGACAGCGAACGGCACTTCTTTCAAATTGATCGTAAGTCCTGGGAGATTGCGTTCAAACTCGGATTTGAACCACTCTTGCTGCTTCTTCGCGTTTTCTGTATCGCCGCCAAGAAGTTCCAGTGTCACTTGATCAGTACCTAGCTCTTCCAAGCCTTTTTCCCAATATTTTTTCGCTTCGTCCACATTGTATTCGAGATATTCGCCGCTATAATCACGGAAGTCTTTTCCATCTTCGTCATACGTGAACTCAACCGGGACCAGGTAGTTCGCCGGAAGGGAACCGTTTGCCAGAATAGCGTCCGTCAATTCCTGTTTGTTGAACGCGCGAGCTATTGCTTTACGAATGTTCTCATTCGCGAGCGGGGTCGCTTTCCCGTTACGTTCTTGGTTCAATTTAAAGTAGAACACAGACGTTTCCAATTCATGTACCACTTCCGGATTATCCGTGTACTGCATCGCATATTCGGAAGATAGGACGGTTCGGTCGATTTGTCCCTGTTCATATAGTTTCACTGCCGTAGCAGTTTCCTTTACGACATTGACTGTGATTTCATCAAGCTTCACAGTGTCTTTATCCCAATACTGATCATTCTTCACATACTTCCAGTCGCCTGTCCCATCCCAATCCGTCAATTTGAACGGACCGTTATATAACATTGCATCTGAATTGGCTGCATACTTGTCCCCGTGTTCCGTTACAAAGTCCTCATTCAATGGAAAAAATGTCGGGAACGCCATAAGGGATAAGAAGTACGCCACTGGATTTTCAAGTTCGATAACGAGAGTCTTGTCATCTTCCGCCCGGATCCCGAGGTCAGTAATCTCCGCTTCCCCTTTTCCGATTTCCGTTGCGTTTTTCACCATGCCGGCCATCAAGTAAGGGCCGTACGGCGACGCGGTGTCCGGATCGATCGCCCGTTGCCAAGAATAGACGAAATCATGGGCAGTCACGGGATCTCCATTAGACCATTTGGCATCATCACGGATTTTGAATGTGTACGTTTTACCATCATCGCTAATTTCAGGTTCGCCTTCCGCCATTGCCGGAACCGGCATACTTTCTTGGTCAAGGCTGTAAAGGCCTTCCATAACATTGCTCAAGACGAGGAAGCTGACTTGGTCCTCCGCAATGGAAAGGTCCATCGAAGGGATTTCAGCAGCTTCGATCAAATGCAGCACCTGTTCCGCATCGGGCTCTCCTGCCTCTTCCGTGTTTCCTTCTTCCTTGTCTTGTCCATTCTCAGTCGGAGTGGACGTATCTTCCTCCGTTTCATTCTTTCCGCCACAAGCAGCTAGGAAAACGCTCACAATGAGCAATAGGCTCAACAGCCAAACTAAACGATGCTTCAAATGAATGACCTCCCTTTCAGTTCTAAAATGTTGTATAGCCCAAGTCCACATATCACTGTCCTAATATAATGAAGTCTGTAAATTTAATTCACCATTAGTTACGTGGAATGCTTTATATTAGAGAACGGAGAATCATTCTTTGATTTCATCTCATCAAATCTTTAAAATACTGAAATAAAGGAGGCATCGCTATGAATAAAGCCATCCGATATTTCTTCTTAGGGCAACTTATTACCGTTGTCCTTGTATTGTTATTCCATAATGAATTTTCACTTCTCGCCTATGTAAATATGTCATTTTCCGTCGGCGGTATCATGCTGTTTACCGGGCTTGTCTTCTTTGTTTTTTCTACCGGATTCTTTGATGTTTTTCTCATCACGTCCCGCAAGATTTTCACGCCGAAACATCGGGTGGAGGAAATTGACTCGATGCGGGCACCGTCTCAACTATTTACAGGATCCATCACACCGTTGCTGGGGGGAGGTACGCTGATTTTAACGGGGATGGGCATCGGGCTTCTCTTTTATTACATTTGACGGCGCTATTGCATTCTTTCATACCCCATATTATAATTTGATAAACATGATGAAGAACGGCTGTGAAGGAAAGAGTAATTCAGTTCCGAGCTTTATAGAGAGCCTGTGCTTGGTGGAAACAGGTAAGCTGATCTGGATGAATGGGGTCCCGAGCCTGATAAGTGAATGCTTCGGCTGTAGCTTGTCACGTTTTCCGCGTTACGGAATTGGAGTGGCCTTCGGGCAATTCGGGTGGTACCACGGTTGAATGACATCAATCGTCCCTAGTATGGGATGATTGGTGTTTTTTATTTGGATTAAAATCCGGCGCGGATATTAAATTGTGTTGAGCTAAAACTAAATTTTTACAGGAGGAGATTGAAATGACGACCATTTTTTCAGGCGTACAGCCAACAGGCATCATTACATTGGGGAATTATATTGGAGCATTCCGGCAGTTTGTCGAAGTTCAACATGAGGCGGACTGCATTTTTTCAATTGTCGACCAACATGCAATCACGGTCCAGCAAGAACCAGATGAATTGAAGAAAGCGATCCGTTCATTGGCGGCGACATATATCGCAAGCGGCATCGATCCGGAGAAATCCGTTTTATTTATACAGTCGGAGGTACCGGCGCATGCCCAAGCCGGCTGGATCATGCAATGTGTTTCGTATATCGGAGAACTTGAGCGCATGACCCAGTTCAAGGATAAGTCGGAAGGACAAGAAGGGGTTTCCGCGGCACTATTGACCTATCCACCGTTGATGGCCGCAGATATTCTCTTGTATAACACCGACGTTGTCCCAGTCGGGGAAGACCAAAAGCAGCATTTGGAACTGACCCGCGATTTGGCGGAACGGTTCAACAGACGCTATGGGGAAGTCCTGACAATTCCAGAAGTGCGCATTCCGAAAAACGGGGCCCGCGTCAAGTCCTTGCAAGATCCGGTGAAAAAAATGAGCAAATCGGATCCGAATAAGAAGGGGACATTGTATTTATTGGACACGCCAAAAGAAATTGAGAAGAAGATCAAAAGTGCCGTTACCGATTCGGAAGGAGTCGTCCGATTCGACGTGGCTGAAAAACCGGGCGTTTCGAATTTATTGACAATCGAATCCGCGTTAAGTGATGTCGCCATCGACGACCTCGTCGCCAAATATGAAGGGCTCGGCTATGGTGCCTTCAAGACGGGCGTCGCCGAAGCTGTCGTCGCACATCTTACCCCGATCCAGGAGAAGTACTATGAATTGCTCGACTCTACGATCTTGGATGACATCTTGGACCAAGGCGCCGAAAAAGCGAACGCCATCGCATCGGTCACTCTCGGGAAGATGGAGGCCGCGATGGGGCTCGGACGGAAACGGTAATCGTTAAAACCAGGACGGCCGCCGCAATCAAAAAAAGCGCGAAATCAGCCGTCCGGAAAATGTACTGGAAAATCTGGTTCCAGTCGTATCCGAGCGAACGATAATTGAAGTAGAAGATCATATGGGACACCGTTATCACCACGAGCCCGTAGCTGATGAGGAACAGGAACAAACGTGTCATTCGGCATCGTCCTTTGGATTTTCTATGAGTATATGAAGACGCCCCCTCCGTTAGACGAAGGGGGCGTTTTGGTTTGGGAACTGAAGGTCCATTCTCTAAACTGGCAGGGCCCGATTTCAAATTCTCATGGCGCGGGGAAACTGTAAGGGCAAATCGCATAACTGTCAGGCCAATCCCTCAAACTGTCAGGGCCCGGCCTCAAACTCTCATGGCATGAAGAAACTGTAAGGGCAAATCGCATAACTGTCAGGTCAATCCCTCAA is drawn from Sporosarcina sp. FSL W7-1349 and contains these coding sequences:
- a CDS encoding DUF3899 domain-containing protein translates to MNKAIRYFFLGQLITVVLVLLFHNEFSLLAYVNMSFSVGGIMLFTGLVFFVFSTGFFDVFLITSRKIFTPKHRVEEIDSMRAPSQLFTGSITPLLGGGTLILTGMGIGLLFYYI
- the opp3b gene encoding oligopeptide ABC transporter permease gives rise to the protein MAKYITKRVVYMFISLFLIATFTFILMKLLPGSPLASAAKLSQEQREVVYEKYGLNDPLPVQYVRYMGNLAKGDFGVSFQYKNADVMTLIVKKLKYSMILGGQALLFGTLVGIVLGMIAALKQDTIWDYGSTVIAILGVSIPSFVFAALLQYVFAVHWQWFDVGLWKGWKSSVLPSIALAMGPIAMAARFIRTEMIEVLNSDYILLAKAKGANWFEIAFKHAFRNALIPLITVLGPVAASLLTGSLVVEQIFAIPGIGEQFVKSINSNDYSVIMGTTMFFSVFLIVIILIVDILYGVIDPRIRLSGGAKS
- a CDS encoding peptide ABC transporter substrate-binding protein; translated protein: MKHRLVWLLSLLLIVSVFLAACGGKNETEEDTSTPTENGQDKEEGNTEEAGEPDAEQVLHLIEAAEIPSMDLSIAEDQVSFLVLSNVMEGLYSLDQESMPVPAMAEGEPEISDDGKTYTFKIRDDAKWSNGDPVTAHDFVYSWQRAIDPDTASPYGPYLMAGMVKNATEIGKGEAEITDLGIRAEDDKTLVIELENPVAYFLSLMAFPTFFPLNEDFVTEHGDKYAANSDAMLYNGPFKLTDWDGTGDWKYVKNDQYWDKDTVKLDEITVNVVKETATAVKLYEQGQIDRTVLSSEYAMQYTDNPEVVHELETSVFYFKLNQERNGKATPLANENIRKAIARAFNKQELTDAILANGSLPANYLVPVEFTYDEDGKDFRDYSGEYLEYNVDEAKKYWEKGLEELGTDQVTLELLGGDTENAKKQQEWFKSEFERNLPGLTINLKEVPFAVRLKLDNSSDFDIQNAGWGADFSDPISFMELFTTDSPQNLTGYSNPELDQLVEATKVELADDPVARYEAFAKAEKILLEDDAAIAPQYQRGRAALMKPYVKGLVTHPFGGDYSFKWTYISGKE
- the trpS gene encoding tryptophan--tRNA ligase, producing the protein MTTIFSGVQPTGIITLGNYIGAFRQFVEVQHEADCIFSIVDQHAITVQQEPDELKKAIRSLAATYIASGIDPEKSVLFIQSEVPAHAQAGWIMQCVSYIGELERMTQFKDKSEGQEGVSAALLTYPPLMAADILLYNTDVVPVGEDQKQHLELTRDLAERFNRRYGEVLTIPEVRIPKNGARVKSLQDPVKKMSKSDPNKKGTLYLLDTPKEIEKKIKSAVTDSEGVVRFDVAEKPGVSNLLTIESALSDVAIDDLVAKYEGLGYGAFKTGVAEAVVAHLTPIQEKYYELLDSTILDDILDQGAEKANAIASVTLGKMEAAMGLGRKR
- the opp3C gene encoding oligopeptide ABC transporter permease, yielding MTQPIEELPKESFERIIVDSHQAEKISKPSLSFWQDAWLRIRKNKAAIFSVFILLFLIFMAFVGPSMVPHDPENVRVTHANLPPKIPGLENLGIADGEGKLGSKVVNLYEMKKVEEYYWFGTDSLGRDLFSRLWKGTQISLYIAFVAAVIDMLIGVIYGGISGYYGGRVDDIMQRIAEILIGIPTLVIVILMIMVMKPGIWSIIIAISITGWIGMSRIVRGQVLKFKNQEFVLAAKTLGASDGRIIKKHLLPNIMAIVIINMMFTIPTAIFFEAFLSFIGLGLQAPKASLGTLINDGYRFLEYQPHMLFFPAVVLSILMIAFNLIGDGLRDALDPKMKD